TTGATATGGTCCAGAATGCCCCTTTAATAACAAGAGGTAGTGCTCAGCAGCAGTTCTGAGGTAGCTGTGGAGGCTTGTCGGTGAGCCGGGTGGTCTTGGTGCCAGTGACCATGGCCGGGTCAGTGTCCACTCGTTCTGACATTTTCACACAGATGATGTCGACCAGCCGTTCGAACACCTGCCGGACATTGATGTTCTCTTTCGCACTGGCCTCATAGTACTCAAACCCTGCAGACAACAATGAAGAAAAGCACTCTGAGAATATCCACgctggttaaagggacagtttggtcaatttcaacatgcagttgtaatgctcacactaccctggacttgtcagtgcctgagatttttttttcttcttcttcaaccgttttcgagatcctggtcattgtaatgggggcagctctttgtttacatttcaaaaaaacatttttatttattcccaaaaacatccaaaaggttataaaacatcagcagacaactagcaaacagcagtaccttttgggaaaatatttggagttggcctatgtttcattttttaaaaatgtaaacaaacgctgcccccattagaattgctcatatctcggaaagggctgagccgaaaaatgtggcatcaccaggtactgacaagtcaagggtagcgtgagcaatacaactgcatgttgaaattgaccaaactgtccctttaagatgtgACATCCCATTACATAGAGTTTTGTTTAAATTGAAAAAGGCTACTacacatacacctgacgaagaccagactgcatggtcgaaacgttgtgttaataaacctggagcagcaacagtgtgcggaccttccttcttttcatgaaaaaggctactcctcccacaatttttgacagATTTTCATGAAATTTTGTCTGGAACGTCTTCAGACTCTGCTGCGTCTATGCATTAGTTTTTGGAGCAATTATCAAAAGTGTCAGTGTACAGCAGAATTTTGGCAATGCCGGGACGAGACATTGTTGCGCTCAAGATGTGAGACATGAGACGTGAGTTGCGTGGACTCGAATGGAACAGTTCAAGGTGAAAGCAAGTTCGCACACTGGAAAAAGACACTAaaatgccttttggcctgtgaTGGTGTGTTTTCGTCCAGCACAATGTGTGTCTTGtcattgtatgtgttggtgttacaATATGCATGAATAGCATGAATAACAAGCATACTCTGGCATCTCCTCTGAGGAAATGCAATTGTATTATTCTTATCTTCGTCCCTGTCTATCTGTATAGTTGTAATATTGTGctacatgttgttgtttttgtgttgtataTAATGATTAGGGCCTTATTTTGTGTCAGTCATGTCTTTAAACCTGTGTGACGTGTGTCTGATTTTAAGTCAATTTTCCCTAGGGGACAAGTAaaaaaaacttgacttgacttcaccaAATGACCAGTGATATAACGTACACTCTAGTAATGCATGGTTCCCCGTCAGCAGGACAGAACTGAAGAACTATTTGCTTACAACAGAGCTCCTTAGACTGCCATTaaatggatgaatgagaatcctcATAGACCTACTGTTTTTAACTTAAAGAAACTCATGTGAGCTgcttaaagtagagtagagtagagtagtttatttccagaatgcatgctgcccattcacaaaagtaaTGATTTAATGTAGCTTGACGAGCCCGACCTCTACTACTTCCATCAGCTACGAATGGAAGTAGTAGAGATGGGTGGGCTTGTCAGGCtatataccaccaccaccaatatagtatccattatgacttagaaatgtacacttttcatacatgaataggtggatcttcaCATTGTCTGACATTTTCAATTACCAGACATAGATATATTTGGTTACAAAGCTTGCTGTGATTTTATTAGATCAGTACATGTTAGTTTATTATTACATATCcatgaaaaaaatcaaatttgtgaatgggaagcatactgtacattttgaaaataaatgactaaaatgaaTTACTCTATCTTGTTTAATCACAACCATCAATAATGCAATAATGTGTAAAAAGCCAGCACATACCAAGTTGTTCAGCCAAGTGTTTGCCCTTTTCTGGGGGGACCACTCTCTCATCGTCCATATCACACTTGTTACCAACTAGGATAACTTGGGCATTATCCCATGAATATGTTTTAATCTGTGTTGCCCTGAAGAAAAATAGAGGAAGCTGTGAAAACATACAACATGTGCTATCTGGCTTCCCTGGCAACATTACTAAAACAAAATGTCTATATTCATCATTGTGAATGTAACCCTTGAGTTAAAAAGAGGAATCATCTTCATacacaatgtcatactgtatattacaaaATGTATTCTGTTGAATTTGGATTTAGGTACATACATTTTGTCTTTCTGGATAACAACAACCCTTAAGAACTTAACCAAAATTATTCAGAGTAATATACAACCCATGCACAAGAAATCCTTTAGCATACCAGATATAGTGTAgatcaggggttctcaacctttttcaacttggggcccactcaaaattgtctaAAATGTTTGGAGCatgaaactcaaataaatcaacagcaacacacaccaaaatatgattatcatttttagaaaatgattccaaggcccacttggaataccttcagggcccgccagtgggccccggcccatagtttgagaatcactggtgtagatgGTATCTATGGTTGGATATTTCTACAGTCTTTTAGTAATGcatgtgttacattacattacacttagctgatgcttttatccaaagtaacttgCAGTTGTTtaaaagggtattggttacagtccctggagcaatgtaaggttaggtgccttgttcaagggtacttcagccatatggaggtaagggtgggattcaaacttgcaaccctctgatcttaagaccacctccctaaccattagggcaCAGCGAGCCCTTGTTACTTATTTGGGTACAACTGTAGGTTAGACAATGAAATAACCTCCATAGTAGTAACACAGGACATCTATGCCTGCTAGTTTACTTCTACAACATACACTATACATTTGTTATAAACCAATAAATATATAGATCACTATTTTCAATAGTCATCCAATGTGCCCAACTGATTAATTGACACAAAAATGGATCCACTTCAGCGTTTTTCCACTGATGTACAAGATATTTCACAGTATTGTCCACTGGAGTTGTCGAGTACCGAGTGCAGCTACTCACCAGTCCTGGACTGCATTGAAGGACTCTTCGTTAGTGATGTCATACATGAGGATGAAGCCCATGGCTCCCCTGTAGTACGCTGTGGTGATTGTCCTGTATCTCTCCTGCCCTGCTGTGTCCTGGGGAAACACAAATACATGCTTTTGAACTCACGTCACACATTCATAGATGAAATACGGTGAAATGTTAAGTAACATGCAGTGACATTTGAGCTGTCCACCTTTGCTATGCATGCtaagtgtagtatgtgtgtgtgctaggttGAAGTGCCATAGTGTTTACTGTACGACCTGACAATAACATGACAATACACAGTGTAACACTGACACAGCATAGGTCAACAGCAAGTTCTATAAATCACTGATGGATCTCTGACTCAATGGGGGACTAGTATGTCACCAGCAGGCTTGTGTTTAATTGCTCCTTCCTGAGCTGCCTCGGTTAGTGGAGCCACAGCTGCGCCTTTGCCAGAGGTGATTGACCAGAAGAGGCCAGCAGAGTGGACGCCTATTTCACTGACTCCATTTgctctacaccaggggtggggaacctttgtcattcaaagggccacgtcaaattttataaagtcctcaaAGGGCTGTACTTTGAACACAAACTagcatttccccctgcacttaaggcctatattgaaggtggccacctttacaacagaccccactttcGCTATGTCATCTGACAATAtaattgaattgtattgcaaatgtaatttctaagactgctttacaaaacgtgttatatttcatgtgaaactgcataacattaaaataacaaGTATATTCAGGgctggataagacggcctcacggGCCGTAAATGGCCCCCTGGCAATAGGTTCTCCACTGATGTACAGGGAGCAGGGTCAGCTCAGTTGCACCCGAAGCTGCATGAGTTTGTTTGTCCTAAGGTGTTGACACTTTTGGGCAACGATGCCTTAAGATTTTATTTGGATACATTTTTATCAGGAGAACTTGGATGAGCAGTAGACACGTTTTCTTCATTTTATCTGAAAATTAGGAGCCAATCATGTCGTTGCTCGGCAACAATTGCTCAAAAAGTTCCCTGTGAAATTTTACGGGTCAAGTTGTTGATTGCACACTACTCTCCAAGATTCAGCGCCTCTGTAGGCCTCCTCGTTTCCCCATTGTCATCCCCACACCGTCCTGTCATTGGTGAATATGACAATGTTTTCTGGGTGGGTGGAGCAGCAGCAgaggtgtagtgggcgtggtacgcgggggtacgcagtccacccacttctcctaaagtcaggttttaaaaaaatcttctggccatgtttgaatacaaaaaggaatgatcacgtagcagtattgcaggtgattgaccaaactgattaaaacggagaagcaatgacggtataAGGACAGTTGGCGGGTTTGACATGATAACTTGCCTAAGTATTTGATAACGTTAAAAATCGCGTGCCCCCACTTttaaaatccccactacaccactgagcagCAGTCATAGTAATTGGAACATTTACTGTTCTATTGTTATAGCGTTCTAATTCTGACGTTTTAGTGTTTTTGCTTTTGCCGTGCCTCAGATCAAGCCAACCTCCCAACCACACGTCAGCATGGAAAAGGATGAATGTGTCGATGCAAACTGCCATGGCAGTCATTAACAAGGATGTGAGTGGATCTGACAGCTACACCCTACCATATGGTGTcacatgggggagggggggaggaggaaccCGTGTTAGTGCAATGCCTTTGGTGTTTTGATTAAAGCATCTGAAACCACCATTCCTGAACATTCTCCCCCTTCACTAAAACTAATACTACAGCAACAATAATACTATACATTCAGTGCTGTACATTTCAAATACATTTCTTAACATTTAtaacaaaatatttacaaatttTACAACAAGCAAACAACAAAAGCTATTTAGACACAGTCTAATAAATGTACCAGTCTAGTGATAACACTGCTAGTGAAAACACTGCTATTCAACCCATCGGTTCCTTCATGCCTTCATGAGTCACaaagaagaagacaaaaagaaTAAGTGGATTGGTTGATGTTAAAAGAAAGATGACAGATCACGGATTTAAGATTTTACACATTTTAGTGCAAACCCCTGCATAAAACCATTTGCTGCCCATATGCCTGTTTCCTTGTCTCGGCTACATTACACCATATCATTGGcaacagtagcctaggcctagtgCTTCCTAAATATGACTGTCAGAATCACATTTTCCTTCACAACCATATGAACTGTTGAATCTGAGGCTGTGTAGCCACCGAAATGTTATGACATGTATAGACATGGTGAAGCCTAGATGTTCTATACATGTCAGTGCGTGTAGCACTCAAAATCTCCGGCCTTGTGTGCAACATAAACGCACGGCCCCTTTGCCCTGTGGGGACACTACTATTGGTTCAGAGCATCACTTTGTCCGCAAGCAGTAGCGAGTATTGCTTCCATGACAACCGCTGCTGTCGATGATGCAAAGCGCAGGAGGCGGCAGGAGGAGCCCGCAAGCGATGGTTGGGTTTGCGCCATCCTCCTTTCGTAAGGAAAATGGTTCTGCTCGTTCACTGATACGGCAGTTTATTATTCACTGGCATTAAGGGATTTTGTTGCATGCTGGGGAGAACTATACAAACATCTCAAAATTGGCGGTCTACCTCGCATACGAAAAAATGATGCTGCGTAAATTGCGCGTGAGGTGTGTCCGACTTCTGGAGCTTAGACGCACCCGTGATGATGGGTGAAAAAAATAAACGCAACTACATAAAACAGCTTAAACTCACCCAGATCTGAAGCTTGACCCTTTTCTCGTTCCTGTACACGGTTTTCACCTTAAAATCAATACCCACAGTGCTGACGAAGGAGTTGTTGAATGTGTCATCGGCGTATCTGAACAGAAAGCTGGTTTTTCCAACACTGCTATTTCCAATGATGAGCAGTTTGAACATATAGTCAAAGTTCTGGTCCGATCCATCTCTCTGCCCAAAACGTTGGTCTGCTTTTGCCATCTGTGGATACATTGCGCGTTAGTGTTGGAATTTTGATATATTCTCCCAAATAATCGTGGGGAGAACAGACACGGCCTACAGAATGTGAACACCTTAAGGCAATACAACATCTTAATCGATCCGTTTTCTGCCAATACACTCAATATATCACGCAATCTACCTGTACACCCAGGAATTTACGCCATTCCAAGAGTCGATTAAGCAAAAGCAAAGATTCCCACAAAAAAACCTCATATCAGTCAGACAGTGTTGCACATAATCAACACAAACCCAGGCCAAATATACCAAAACAGTACAATGAGTTGGAGGAAACGAATGGCCTCGCCGATTTACACCGCAATGGCATATTACGCACGCCCGTATAATCAGCTGCTCGTGAAAATATTGTTTAATTGGTCATTACATGGGCAAAGCACAACGTGCATGAATTTCCTTACCTTTGTGCAAAGGTGGTCGTACAACTGGCGCGGGCGATCTTTAACTACCCGATGTTACCACCGGCTGCTACTGTACAGTTGCCCTCCAGAAATGTATCAGTGCG
This is a stretch of genomic DNA from Engraulis encrasicolus isolate BLACKSEA-1 chromosome 6, IST_EnEncr_1.0, whole genome shotgun sequence. It encodes these proteins:
- the rab3b gene encoding ras-related protein Rab-3B; this encodes MYPQMAKADQRFGQRDGSDQNFDYMFKLLIIGNSSVGKTSFLFRYADDTFNNSFVSTVGIDFKVKTVYRNEKRVKLQIWDTAGQERYRTITTAYYRGAMGFILMYDITNEESFNAVQDWATQIKTYSWDNAQVILVGNKCDMDDERVVPPEKGKHLAEQLGFEYYEASAKENINVRQVFERLVDIICVKMSERVDTDPAMVTGTKTTRLTDKPPQLPQNCC